The Gemmata palustris genome includes a region encoding these proteins:
- a CDS encoding DNA gyrase/topoisomerase IV subunit B, which produces MSALTVGRSAYTTAESIQVLEGLEPVRKRPAMYIGGVDGKGLHHLAWEILDNAVDEYINGFADHITLTLHKSGHAITVTDNGRGIPVDTHPKHKKTGLELVLTVLHAGGKFGESDSGYINSGGLHGVGASVVNALSKKLVATVRRDGFEYRQEYAKGTPLAKLEKVGPFRGHGTSIYFEPDDTIFKTVRFDPDTIKARLEDTSFVHSGLKITYKNEVSGETLELANPGGLPAFLTKLVTDGQKPSVTEAGFSAARETGDRVEVALQWTESTEETYRSYANGIRTPSGGTHENGLKSALRKAINGYIETHDVKVKGLKITADDIREGVVAVLSVFVREPQFEGQTKQKLNNPEIESTVDNFVRPALEAWLNNNKTAADSIVARIVIAARMRDASRAAKEEVKRKTPGSKRLSLPGKLADCKSTDRDKTELFIVEGDSAGGSAKQGRNNDTQAVLPLRGKILNCEDLVTSKALGNQEISDLVTAIGTGAGEKFNIDGLRYGKIILLMDADADGCHISTLMLDFFFRHMRKLIEQEHVFIGQPPLYRVNVGKEIHWVQDDNAKEELVEKLQKANRKFEVTRFKGLGEMDAKDLASTTLDRKTRTLLKVKIENALDVDRVFVELLGKDAGYRYDFIMEKAEQTVAEDLDV; this is translated from the coding sequence ATGAGCGCACTTACCGTTGGCCGGTCGGCGTACACCACGGCCGAATCCATTCAGGTGCTCGAAGGGCTGGAGCCGGTCCGCAAGCGCCCCGCGATGTACATCGGCGGCGTCGACGGGAAGGGGCTGCACCACCTCGCGTGGGAAATCCTCGACAACGCCGTGGACGAGTACATCAACGGGTTCGCGGACCACATCACGCTCACGCTTCACAAGTCCGGGCACGCGATCACCGTTACCGACAACGGCCGCGGCATCCCGGTGGATACGCACCCGAAGCACAAGAAGACCGGGCTGGAACTCGTGTTGACGGTGCTGCACGCGGGCGGCAAGTTCGGCGAGTCCGACAGCGGGTACATCAACTCCGGTGGGTTGCACGGCGTCGGCGCGTCGGTCGTGAACGCGCTCTCGAAAAAGCTCGTCGCCACCGTGCGGCGCGACGGGTTCGAGTACCGCCAGGAGTACGCGAAGGGCACGCCGCTCGCGAAACTGGAAAAGGTCGGGCCGTTCCGCGGGCACGGCACGAGCATTTATTTCGAGCCGGACGACACCATCTTCAAGACGGTGCGCTTCGACCCGGACACCATCAAGGCGCGCCTGGAAGACACGTCGTTCGTCCACAGCGGGTTGAAGATCACGTACAAGAACGAGGTGAGCGGTGAGACGCTCGAACTCGCGAACCCCGGCGGGTTGCCCGCGTTCCTCACGAAACTCGTGACGGACGGGCAGAAACCGTCGGTAACCGAAGCCGGTTTCTCGGCCGCGCGCGAAACCGGCGACCGGGTCGAGGTCGCGCTCCAGTGGACCGAATCGACCGAAGAAACGTACCGCTCCTACGCGAACGGCATTCGCACGCCCAGCGGCGGTACCCACGAGAACGGTCTGAAGAGTGCGCTCCGCAAAGCGATCAACGGCTACATCGAAACGCACGACGTGAAGGTGAAGGGGCTGAAGATCACGGCCGACGACATCCGCGAGGGCGTGGTCGCGGTGCTCTCGGTGTTCGTCCGGGAACCGCAGTTCGAGGGCCAGACGAAGCAGAAACTCAACAACCCGGAGATCGAAAGCACCGTCGACAACTTCGTGCGCCCGGCGCTCGAAGCGTGGTTGAACAACAACAAGACCGCGGCCGACTCGATCGTCGCCCGCATCGTGATCGCGGCGCGCATGCGCGATGCGTCGCGCGCCGCGAAGGAAGAGGTGAAGCGCAAGACGCCCGGCAGTAAGCGCCTGAGCCTTCCCGGGAAACTCGCGGACTGCAAATCGACCGACCGCGACAAGACCGAACTGTTTATCGTCGAGGGCGATTCGGCCGGCGGATCGGCGAAGCAGGGGCGCAACAACGACACGCAGGCCGTTCTGCCGCTCCGCGGGAAGATCCTGAACTGTGAGGACCTGGTGACCTCGAAGGCGCTCGGGAACCAGGAGATTTCCGATCTCGTGACCGCGATCGGCACCGGGGCGGGCGAGAAGTTCAACATCGACGGCCTCCGCTACGGCAAAATCATCCTGCTCATGGACGCCGACGCCGACGGGTGCCACATCAGCACGCTGATGCTCGATTTCTTCTTCCGCCACATGCGGAAACTGATCGAGCAGGAGCACGTTTTCATCGGGCAGCCGCCGCTGTACCGGGTAAATGTCGGGAAGGAAATTCACTGGGTTCAGGACGATAACGCGAAGGAAGAACTGGTCGAGAAACTGCAGAAAGCCAACCGCAAGTTCGAGGTGACGCGGTTCAAGGGATTGGGCGAAATGGACGCGAAAGACCTCGCCAGCACGACTCTCGATCGGAAGACGCGGACGCTTCTGAAGGTGAAGATCGAGAACGCCCTGGATGTGGACCGTGTGTTCGTGGAACTGCTCGGTAAGGACGCGGGCTACCGGTACGATTTCATCATGGAGAAGGCGGAGCAGACCGTCGCCGAAGATCTCGACGTGTGA
- a CDS encoding DNA gyrase/topoisomerase IV subunit A, translating to MAESIETVSIASEVRTRFLTYAMSVVSGRALPDVRDGLKPVQRRILYAMSNDLNLSFDRKALKCAKIVGEVMGNYHPHGDGALYEALVRMSQSWVLRVPLVFGQGNFGSVDGDPPAAYRYTEAKLTRHAEMLLDELGQQTVDFNPSYDGTRQEPSVLPAQFPNLLVNGTAGIAVGMATQIPPHNLGEVLRGCVLLIDNPDASVANLLDKIKGPDFPLGGKILADRAALRKIYEEGTGTIKVQAEWKEEEYERGKSQIVVTSIPYGVNKGDLENTIGSIIDQRKLPQLTGQANESNEKDGLRLVLEVKAGTDPNLVMAYLYKHTELQKSFSYNMTALVPNSDGTRMVPKDGLSLRELLKHFLDFRLATVRRRFEYQLRQLRKRIHILEGFAIIFNALDRAIKIIRESSGKSDAAEKLKAAFKLDDEQVTAILDSQLYKIAQMEIQKILDELAEKKKQAKEIEIILASEKKLWGVIRGELEALIEKFPERRKTRMASDEDVLTFDEEAYIVRENTNVVLTRNGRIKRVGRLAAVESTRVEEGDEVVAVIPGSTLDHVAFFADDGAAYSMRINEVPATAGYGEPITKFFKLSDGVKVVAAVTTDPRFTPADAAPKGDTPGGPFLVVCTRNGFVLRLPLTTFRTESTKVGRRFVKLEAGDKVVMVRLAGAEESLMLATAGGYVTHFPLDQVSILSGAGKGVIGIELDPKDDCLGGVLVGGRFDKLVVETENGKSQDFGPGAIKVRKRGAKGEKPGLRTKFARVTPPPIELADWDAVEGKKS from the coding sequence ATGGCCGAGTCGATCGAAACTGTTTCCATTGCGAGTGAAGTGCGGACCCGGTTCCTCACCTACGCGATGTCCGTGGTGAGCGGGCGCGCGCTGCCGGACGTGCGCGACGGCCTCAAACCCGTTCAGCGCCGCATCCTCTATGCGATGTCGAACGACCTGAACCTGAGTTTCGATCGCAAGGCGCTGAAGTGCGCCAAGATCGTCGGCGAGGTGATGGGCAACTACCACCCGCACGGCGACGGCGCGCTCTACGAGGCGCTCGTCCGCATGTCGCAGAGCTGGGTGCTGCGGGTGCCGCTCGTGTTCGGGCAGGGGAACTTCGGCTCGGTCGACGGCGACCCGCCCGCGGCGTACCGGTACACGGAAGCGAAGCTCACGCGGCACGCCGAGATGCTGCTCGACGAACTCGGGCAGCAAACGGTCGATTTCAACCCGAGCTACGACGGCACCCGCCAGGAACCGAGCGTGCTCCCCGCGCAGTTCCCGAACCTGCTGGTGAACGGCACCGCGGGCATCGCGGTGGGCATGGCGACGCAGATCCCGCCGCACAACCTCGGCGAAGTGCTCCGCGGGTGCGTGCTCCTGATCGACAACCCGGACGCGAGCGTCGCGAACCTGCTCGACAAGATCAAGGGGCCGGACTTCCCGCTCGGCGGCAAGATCCTCGCGGACCGCGCCGCCCTGCGCAAGATCTACGAAGAAGGCACGGGCACGATCAAGGTCCAGGCCGAGTGGAAGGAAGAGGAGTACGAGCGGGGCAAGTCGCAGATCGTCGTCACGTCCATCCCCTACGGCGTGAACAAGGGCGACCTGGAAAACACCATCGGCTCGATCATCGATCAGCGCAAGTTGCCGCAACTGACGGGGCAGGCGAACGAGTCCAACGAGAAGGACGGGTTGCGGCTCGTACTGGAAGTGAAGGCCGGCACCGATCCCAACCTGGTGATGGCGTACCTGTACAAGCACACCGAGTTGCAGAAGTCGTTCTCGTACAACATGACCGCGCTCGTGCCCAACTCGGACGGCACGCGGATGGTGCCGAAGGACGGTTTGAGCCTCCGGGAACTGTTGAAGCACTTCCTCGACTTCCGGCTCGCGACCGTGCGCCGGCGGTTCGAGTACCAGTTGCGGCAGCTCCGCAAGCGGATTCACATTCTCGAAGGGTTCGCGATCATCTTCAACGCGCTCGACCGCGCGATCAAGATCATCCGCGAATCGAGCGGCAAGTCGGACGCCGCCGAGAAACTGAAAGCGGCGTTCAAGCTCGACGACGAGCAGGTGACCGCGATCCTGGACTCGCAGCTCTACAAGATCGCGCAGATGGAGATCCAGAAGATCCTGGACGAACTCGCGGAGAAAAAGAAGCAGGCGAAGGAGATCGAAATCATCCTCGCGTCGGAAAAGAAACTGTGGGGCGTCATTCGGGGCGAGTTGGAAGCGCTGATCGAAAAGTTCCCCGAGCGCCGGAAGACGCGGATGGCGTCCGACGAGGACGTGCTCACGTTCGACGAAGAAGCGTACATCGTGCGCGAGAATACCAACGTCGTGCTCACGCGCAACGGGCGCATCAAGCGCGTCGGCCGGTTGGCCGCGGTCGAGAGCACGCGCGTCGAGGAGGGCGACGAGGTCGTCGCGGTCATCCCCGGGAGCACGCTCGATCACGTCGCGTTCTTCGCGGACGACGGCGCCGCGTACTCGATGCGGATCAACGAGGTGCCCGCGACCGCGGGGTACGGCGAGCCGATCACCAAGTTCTTCAAGCTCAGCGACGGCGTGAAAGTGGTGGCCGCGGTGACCACCGACCCGCGCTTCACGCCCGCGGACGCGGCGCCCAAGGGCGACACCCCCGGCGGCCCGTTCCTGGTCGTCTGCACGCGCAACGGGTTCGTGCTGCGGCTCCCGCTGACCACGTTCCGCACGGAGTCCACGAAGGTCGGTCGGCGCTTCGTGAAACTCGAAGCCGGTGATAAGGTGGTGATGGTGCGGCTCGCCGGCGCGGAAGAGAGTTTGATGCTCGCGACCGCCGGCGGGTACGTGACGCACTTCCCGCTGGACCAAGTTTCGATCCTCTCCGGCGCGGGCAAGGGCGTGATCGGGATCGAACTGGACCCGAAGGACGACTGCTTGGGCGGCGTGTTGGTCGGCGGCCGGTTCGATAAGCTCGTCGTCGAGACCGAGAACGGGAAGAGCCAGGACTTCGGCCCGGGGGCGATCAAGGTCCGGAAGCGCGGGGCGAAGGGCGAGAAGCCCGGTCTGCGGACCAAGTTCGCGCGCGTAACCCCGCCACCAATTGAGTTGGCCGACTGGGACGCGGTCGAGGGCAAGAAGTCCTAG
- a CDS encoding phosphate/phosphite/phosphonate ABC transporter substrate-binding protein: MGRVYGSLLGFLLPIAVAVVPAAPLVGAAEPAPLKIGLPESMFSGLPQAVVQRASRPFQVMFEKQSGLKGEIAVGRDYADLADQLRGNKIDVAVLHGFEYAWVKQHPELVPLVVTVPGNKIQAVLVVNANSKVESAAGLKGDSVAIPNGTKAHCRLYFERLKEALPDGTCGVAALKGKSVEDALDAVSDDTCPAALVDAAALVTYQKLKPGAGAQLKVLAQSEAFPSGVVLYRKDAFTAATAKKVRDGLIKGVDTAEGQLLTSLWRLKGFEEATPQYQAELEKCLKAYPAPKQK; this comes from the coding sequence GTGGGGCGCGTTTACGGGTCGTTACTCGGTTTCCTGCTCCCGATCGCGGTGGCGGTGGTCCCCGCCGCGCCGCTCGTGGGCGCGGCGGAGCCGGCGCCGCTGAAGATCGGGTTGCCGGAGAGCATGTTCAGCGGGCTCCCGCAGGCGGTGGTGCAGCGGGCCTCCCGGCCGTTCCAGGTCATGTTCGAGAAGCAGTCCGGGCTCAAGGGCGAGATCGCCGTGGGCCGCGACTACGCGGACCTCGCCGACCAACTGCGGGGCAACAAGATCGACGTCGCGGTGCTCCACGGGTTCGAGTACGCCTGGGTCAAGCAGCACCCGGAACTCGTGCCGCTCGTTGTCACCGTGCCGGGCAACAAGATCCAGGCGGTGCTCGTGGTGAACGCGAACTCGAAGGTGGAATCCGCCGCGGGGCTGAAGGGCGATTCGGTCGCGATCCCCAACGGCACGAAGGCGCACTGCCGGCTCTACTTCGAGCGCCTCAAAGAGGCGCTGCCGGACGGCACCTGCGGCGTGGCCGCGCTCAAGGGCAAGTCGGTCGAGGACGCGCTCGACGCGGTTTCCGACGACACGTGCCCGGCCGCGCTGGTAGACGCGGCGGCCCTCGTCACGTATCAGAAGCTGAAGCCGGGCGCGGGGGCACAGTTGAAAGTCCTCGCCCAGTCCGAAGCGTTCCCGTCGGGCGTGGTGCTGTACCGGAAGGACGCCTTCACCGCCGCGACTGCCAAAAAGGTCCGCGACGGGCTGATTAAGGGTGTGGACACCGCCGAGGGGCAACTACTCACGAGCCTGTGGCGGCTCAAGGGGTTCGAGGAAGCGACCCCGCAATACCAGGCGGAGCTGGAGAAGTGCCTGAAGGCGTACCCCGCGCCGAAGCAGAAGTAG
- a CDS encoding TolC family protein encodes MQLPARTPKLAVRLLAGLAPLSFMVGATLNAQPKQNPLPAPAPVPVQPDAGKNGADKYADVGPELSLAECIAIALERQPSLKAVKESAAATEAGYRALSNFGTASTLISPDVEIRKQQAKRGLMATSAEYQKLHNEVVQDVTRLYYNSVYAKQQLQLADRVVFRIATLVAVAEAFLKETPAKDLGDFNLGKLQFMQSGLLDAKKLQASARIGRQKALAGLREVMSVDARTFPFQVKDKELPIMSQKEPLTSDRVVELALERRPELVLAAAGVDAFRLEVYAQGKIPFKRVVPTLASGADIKAKEIPQANRGTDYRPGGIIPEMPAQLVGSKFDRVCRAMAFARRAESVYEKAYYLIKLEAQIAYFDFEVASERLAYSILQFKLSKEIQENARASAEIVKSKDQLVQAEVIAARAQSEYVEAVYQYLLALAALERVTAGGIHPEFPDR; translated from the coding sequence ATGCAACTGCCAGCACGAACTCCCAAACTCGCCGTCCGGCTCCTGGCCGGTCTCGCCCCTCTGTCGTTCATGGTCGGGGCCACTCTCAACGCTCAGCCCAAGCAGAACCCGTTGCCCGCGCCCGCCCCGGTCCCGGTTCAACCGGACGCCGGTAAGAACGGGGCCGACAAGTACGCCGACGTCGGACCGGAACTGTCGCTCGCCGAGTGCATCGCGATCGCACTGGAGCGCCAGCCGTCGCTCAAGGCCGTCAAGGAGAGTGCCGCGGCGACCGAAGCGGGGTACCGCGCGCTGAGCAACTTCGGCACCGCGAGCACCCTCATCAGCCCCGACGTGGAGATCCGCAAGCAACAAGCGAAGCGCGGGCTGATGGCCACCTCCGCGGAGTACCAGAAGCTCCACAACGAGGTCGTGCAGGATGTCACCCGGCTCTATTACAACTCGGTCTACGCCAAGCAGCAATTGCAGCTCGCGGACCGGGTCGTGTTCCGCATCGCCACGCTGGTCGCGGTCGCCGAGGCGTTCCTGAAGGAGACCCCGGCGAAGGACCTCGGCGATTTCAACCTCGGCAAACTCCAGTTCATGCAGAGCGGGCTGCTGGACGCGAAGAAGCTGCAGGCGTCCGCGCGGATCGGTCGGCAGAAGGCGCTCGCGGGGTTGCGCGAGGTGATGTCCGTGGACGCCCGCACGTTCCCGTTCCAGGTGAAGGATAAAGAACTGCCGATCATGAGTCAGAAGGAGCCGCTCACGTCGGACCGCGTGGTGGAACTCGCGCTGGAGCGGCGCCCGGAACTCGTGCTGGCCGCGGCGGGCGTGGATGCGTTCCGGCTCGAAGTGTACGCGCAGGGCAAAATCCCCTTCAAGCGGGTGGTCCCGACGCTCGCCTCGGGCGCGGACATCAAAGCGAAGGAGATCCCGCAAGCGAACCGCGGGACGGACTACCGCCCCGGTGGGATCATCCCCGAGATGCCGGCGCAGTTGGTCGGGAGCAAGTTCGATCGCGTGTGCCGGGCGATGGCCTTCGCCCGGCGCGCGGAATCGGTTTACGAGAAGGCGTACTATCTCATCAAGCTCGAGGCCCAGATCGCGTACTTCGACTTTGAAGTCGCGTCCGAGCGCCTCGCGTATTCGATCTTGCAGTTCAAACTGAGCAAAGAGATTCAGGAGAACGCACGGGCGTCCGCGGAGATCGTCAAGTCGAAGGATCAGCTCGTTCAGGCCGAAGTGATCGCGGCGCGGGCACAGTCGGAGTACGTCGAAGCGGTGTACCAGTACCTCCTCGCGCTCGCGGCGCTGGAGCGGGTCACCGCGGGCGGCATCCACCCGGAGTTCCCGGACCGCTAG
- a CDS encoding thiamine phosphate synthase produces MHQTSPGVERAVAGARVWADRLGSERVRLAHYVLALLDEDEGRPAVLLEHIGLSVPHVRERLERTESPVAPEISVFFNAARAWSIAYRHDPEFLTDAFLIAVLNAHPAFRAEATAAGFGPELLERILTKTAPSTQEPDAQLAVFEVPNATAEIDAGRVLDASFNRAREAARVLEDYCRFVLDDRFLTQQVKELRHGLASASQKLPQRTLLAARETLRDVGTTATAGSEYERTSPAHVAFVNLKRLQESLRSLEEFGKVFGPELGRDLEALRYRTYTLERAISLGAASRERLASARLYVLLTRAQCVCALDWTIREAARGGADVFQLREKALPDRELIACARNVRQWTRETNTLFIINDRPDIAKLCEADGVHLGQDDLSVKDARRILGPDALIGVSTHSIDQLRRAVLDGADYIGTGPTFPSRTKTFEHFPGLEFVRAACAESSIPAFALGGISSTNIAEVIAAGANRVAVSSAISTAEDPEQAARLLKAALPD; encoded by the coding sequence ATGCACCAGACCAGTCCGGGCGTGGAACGAGCAGTCGCGGGGGCGCGCGTGTGGGCCGATCGGCTCGGTTCGGAACGGGTGCGCCTGGCGCACTACGTGTTGGCACTGCTCGATGAGGACGAGGGGCGCCCGGCGGTGCTCCTCGAGCACATCGGGCTGTCCGTTCCGCACGTGCGCGAGCGCCTCGAACGGACCGAAAGTCCCGTTGCGCCCGAGATTTCCGTCTTTTTCAACGCGGCGCGGGCGTGGTCGATCGCCTACCGACACGATCCCGAGTTCCTGACCGATGCGTTTCTGATCGCGGTACTGAACGCGCACCCCGCGTTCCGTGCGGAGGCGACCGCCGCCGGCTTCGGGCCGGAGTTACTTGAGCGAATCCTGACCAAAACGGCCCCCTCCACACAGGAACCGGACGCACAACTGGCCGTGTTCGAGGTGCCTAACGCGACGGCCGAAATAGACGCGGGGCGCGTCCTGGACGCGAGCTTCAACCGCGCGCGCGAAGCCGCCCGTGTACTGGAAGACTACTGCCGGTTCGTACTCGACGACCGGTTCCTCACGCAACAAGTAAAGGAACTCCGACACGGTCTGGCGTCCGCGTCCCAGAAACTACCGCAACGAACGCTGCTCGCCGCACGCGAAACGCTGCGCGACGTGGGCACGACCGCGACCGCCGGGAGCGAGTACGAGCGCACATCACCCGCACACGTCGCGTTCGTGAACCTGAAGCGGCTCCAGGAATCGCTCCGCAGCCTCGAAGAGTTCGGCAAAGTGTTCGGCCCCGAACTCGGGCGCGATCTCGAAGCGCTCCGCTACCGCACGTACACGCTCGAGCGGGCCATTTCGCTCGGCGCCGCGAGTCGAGAACGCCTCGCATCAGCGCGCCTGTACGTGCTTCTCACGCGCGCGCAGTGCGTTTGCGCACTCGACTGGACCATTCGCGAGGCCGCACGCGGGGGGGCGGACGTGTTCCAGCTCCGCGAAAAAGCACTGCCCGATCGCGAATTGATCGCGTGTGCCCGCAACGTCCGCCAGTGGACGCGCGAAACCAACACGCTCTTCATCATCAACGACCGCCCCGACATCGCGAAACTGTGCGAGGCCGACGGCGTTCACTTGGGGCAAGACGACCTGAGCGTGAAGGACGCGCGCCGAATCCTCGGCCCGGACGCACTCATTGGTGTGAGTACGCACTCGATCGACCAATTGCGGCGCGCGGTCCTGGACGGCGCGGACTACATCGGCACCGGACCGACGTTCCCGTCGCGCACCAAAACGTTCGAGCACTTCCCGGGTTTAGAGTTTGTTCGGGCCGCGTGCGCGGAGTCTTCGATACCCGCGTTCGCGCTGGGGGGGATCAGTTCCACAAACATTGCCGAGGTAATCGCGGCGGGCGCGAATCGGGTCGCGGTGAGTTCGGCGATTTCGACGGCCGAAGACCCGGAACAAGCGGCCCGGTTGTTGAAAGCGGCACTTCCGGATTAA
- a CDS encoding phytanoyl-CoA dioxygenase family protein — protein sequence MTWREPLERDGFTFLRNVFAPEAVAAALAEWEEITRRHADDGAVLTGESGPAYGARNLLDLWPGVVGLLRVEPLLGALLDVLGAHAGVVRVLYFDKPPGHSWALPWHKDYSIAVRAPGGPALFTKPTVKAGVPHVIAPQSVLDRALTVRIHLDDMTPDNGPLRVIPGSHRFYNQTNDEPRDPVTLECRAGDALLMRPLVTHASGHSKTDAGLHRRIVHLECAADATLPDGYEWKWYARLNDRGLGG from the coding sequence GTGACGTGGCGCGAGCCCCTCGAACGTGATGGCTTCACGTTTCTCCGTAATGTGTTCGCCCCCGAAGCCGTCGCCGCCGCGCTCGCGGAATGGGAAGAGATCACCCGCCGGCACGCGGACGACGGTGCCGTTCTCACGGGGGAATCCGGGCCGGCGTATGGCGCGCGCAACTTGCTCGATCTGTGGCCGGGTGTGGTGGGCCTCCTTCGCGTCGAACCGCTGCTCGGCGCGTTACTCGATGTGCTCGGGGCGCACGCGGGCGTGGTGCGGGTGCTGTACTTCGACAAGCCGCCCGGCCACTCGTGGGCGCTGCCGTGGCACAAGGATTACAGCATCGCCGTGCGGGCACCAGGCGGACCGGCGCTGTTCACCAAGCCCACGGTCAAGGCCGGAGTGCCGCACGTGATCGCGCCGCAAAGTGTGCTCGATCGGGCGCTCACGGTTCGCATCCACCTCGACGACATGACGCCCGATAACGGGCCGCTCCGGGTGATTCCCGGTTCGCACCGCTTCTACAACCAAACCAACGACGAACCCCGCGATCCGGTGACACTCGAATGTCGCGCGGGGGACGCGCTGCTGATGCGCCCGCTCGTCACGCACGCGAGCGGCCACAGTAAGACCGATGCCGGATTACACCGGCGCATCGTGCATCTCGAATGCGCCGCGGACGCGACGTTACCGGACGGGTACGAGTGGAAGTGGTACGCGCGGTTAAATGACCGGGGACTGGGTGGTTAA
- a CDS encoding APC family permease, whose amino-acid sequence MQHTQPQSLPRVIGPWIATAIIVGTVIGSGVFVKGRKVADNVPEFGLAMSVWVLGGVLALLGALALAEIAVLFPRAGGNYVFLREGYGRMAGFLWGWVEFWIIRAASAAALATMFTESFHDVLRQTLYPGQTVEVLSFWIRQLLTASVIMGLAFVNARGTLLGGRVQFAITVLKVTSLLFIIVLPFAVYAMVAEPTHPPKVSHLSPTWPPGVFGINWSGFGVALVGVLWAYNGWMNIAPVAGEVKEPHRNIPIALLAGVFILIALYCGANFAYHLVLPRDEIIAKNAAGELSKTPLATEFCAVLLGPFGVLLASAIVMTSVLGALNGNLLVGPRLLYAMGEDRLAPAKLAAIHPRYKTPALATIVVATWSALLVLCVGALTQYRVPVVPLGFTELDLNVPPGKSPFDIMTDFVIFGSVTFETLAVATIFTFRQRIPVTPENRPYRCWGYPFVPALYIAIMGLVLLNFFVNPESRTEAFVGMGFIASGAAVYGLFFRSPKP is encoded by the coding sequence ATGCAGCACACACAACCGCAGTCACTGCCGCGCGTGATCGGCCCGTGGATCGCGACCGCGATCATCGTCGGCACCGTCATCGGGTCCGGGGTGTTCGTCAAGGGCCGCAAGGTCGCGGACAACGTGCCCGAGTTCGGGCTCGCGATGTCCGTTTGGGTACTCGGCGGGGTGCTCGCGCTGCTCGGCGCGCTCGCGCTCGCCGAGATCGCGGTCCTGTTCCCGAGGGCCGGCGGGAACTACGTGTTCTTGCGCGAGGGGTACGGCCGAATGGCCGGGTTCCTGTGGGGGTGGGTCGAGTTCTGGATCATCCGCGCGGCGTCGGCCGCCGCACTCGCCACCATGTTCACCGAGTCGTTCCATGACGTACTGCGCCAGACACTTTACCCGGGGCAGACGGTCGAAGTTTTGTCGTTCTGGATACGCCAACTGCTGACCGCGTCCGTCATTATGGGGCTCGCGTTCGTGAACGCCCGCGGGACGCTGCTCGGCGGGCGCGTACAGTTCGCGATCACGGTTCTGAAAGTCACTTCGCTGCTGTTTATCATTGTGCTGCCGTTCGCGGTGTACGCGATGGTCGCCGAGCCGACACACCCGCCCAAAGTCTCGCACCTCAGCCCCACGTGGCCGCCCGGTGTGTTCGGGATCAACTGGAGCGGGTTCGGGGTCGCGCTGGTCGGCGTGCTGTGGGCGTACAACGGCTGGATGAACATCGCCCCGGTTGCCGGGGAAGTAAAAGAACCGCACCGGAACATCCCGATCGCGCTCCTGGCCGGGGTGTTCATCCTGATCGCGCTCTACTGCGGGGCGAATTTCGCGTACCACCTCGTGTTGCCGCGCGACGAGATCATCGCGAAGAACGCGGCCGGCGAACTGTCGAAAACGCCGCTCGCCACCGAATTTTGTGCGGTCCTGCTCGGACCGTTCGGGGTACTCCTCGCGTCCGCGATCGTGATGACGTCCGTTCTCGGCGCGCTCAACGGGAACCTGCTCGTCGGCCCGCGCCTGCTCTACGCGATGGGCGAGGACCGGCTCGCGCCCGCGAAACTCGCCGCGATCCACCCGCGGTACAAGACGCCCGCGCTCGCGACAATCGTCGTGGCGACCTGGTCGGCGCTGCTCGTGCTGTGCGTCGGCGCACTCACGCAGTACCGCGTTCCCGTGGTGCCCCTCGGGTTTACCGAACTGGACCTCAACGTGCCGCCCGGGAAGTCGCCGTTCGACATCATGACGGACTTCGTGATCTTCGGCTCGGTCACGTTCGAGACGCTGGCGGTGGCGACGATCTTCACGTTCCGGCAGCGCATCCCGGTCACGCCCGAGAACCGGCCGTACCGCTGCTGGGGCTACCCATTCGTGCCGGCGCTGTACATCGCGATCATGGGGTTGGTTCTCCTGAACTTCTTCGTGAACCCGGAATCGCGAACGGAAGCGTTCGTCGGGATGGGCTTCATCGCGAGCGGCGCGGCGGTGTACGGTCTGTTCTTTCGGAGCCCGAAACCGTGA